One stretch of Rhizophagus irregularis chromosome 6, complete sequence DNA includes these proteins:
- a CDS encoding uncharacterized protein (SECRETED:cutsite_VNA-KL; SECRETED:prob_0.9810); SECRETED:SignalP(1-17): MKFLIFFVALLIVNVNAKLTCEERFGVSHCNECQNEVWDYGRDPLGCGFFSSLFSEIEYSSFFLKYNLTVYNEIVKNSCSADFSCSYDEGKKMWKKIEEKCANELTIYIDWSANPSLLDHTVVSSYATIFSYYSAVPEHNSICHKTSSGELCGIEVIKPLVDWLKQEIPEGNVQFSYNQQYVYKKDGTRIQVPMELMGHCGECGKNMIKEYKTWMDKFAVPDVILKNVFDNDLEALQGRFSCPLIF, translated from the exons atgaaatttcttatttttttcgttgCCTTATTAATTGTCAATGTTAACGCTAAATTAACGTGTGAAGAACGTTTTGGTGTTTCCCATTGTAATGAATGTCAAAATGAAGTCTGGGATTATGGAAGAGATCCTTTAGGATGTGGTTTCTTCAGTAGCTTATTTAGTGAAATAGAAtatagttcattttttttaaagtataatttaactGTCTATAATGAAATCGTTAAAAACTCATGTTCAGCTGACTTCTCATGCAGTTACGATGAGGGTAAAAAAATGTGGAAAAAAATTGAGGAAAAATGTGCCAATGAATTAACAATTTACATTGATTGGAGCGCAAATCCTTCGTTACTTGATCATACTGTTGTCTCCTCTTACGCTACTATATTTTCCTATTATTCTGCCGTACCTGAACATAATTCTATATGTCATAAAACCTCGAGTGGTG aattatgCGGTATTGAAGTTATTAAACCATTAGTTGATTGGTTAAAGCAAGAAATTCCTGAAGGAAATGTacaattttcatataatcaaCAATACGTTTATAAGAAAGATGGAACTCGTATTCAAGTTCCTATGGAATTGATGGGTCATTGTGGGGAATGTGGCAAGAATatgattaaagaatataaaacttGGATGGATAAATTTGCAGTACCGGAcgtgattttaaaaaatgtcttTGATAATGATTTAGAAGCACTTCAAGGTCGCTTTTCTTGCCCATTAATAttctaa